From Meleagris gallopavo isolate NT-WF06-2002-E0010 breed Aviagen turkey brand Nicholas breeding stock unplaced genomic scaffold, Turkey_5.1 ChrUn_random_7180001938421, whole genome shotgun sequence, a single genomic window includes:
- the MOB1A gene encoding MOB kinase activator 1A, producing EGIAAQGLTGSVSLCFLSGSRSSKTFKPKKNIPEGSHQYELLKHAEATLGSGNLRQAVMLPEGEDLNEWIAVNTVDFFNQINMLYGTITEFCTEASCPVMSAGPRYEYHWADGTNIKKPIKCSAPKYIDYLMTWVQDQLDDETLFPSKIGVPFPKNFMSVAKTILKRLFRVYAHIYHQHFDSVMRLQEEAHLNTSFKHFIFFVQEFNLIDRRELAPLQELIEKLGSKDR from the exons GAAGGGATTGCTGCTCAAGGGCTCACTGGAagtgtttctctttgttttctcagtggGAGTCGATCTTCGAAAACATTCAAACCCAAGAAGAATATTCCTGAAGGCTCCCATCAGTATGAGCTCCTGAAACATGCAGAAGCCACTCTTGGGAGTGGCAACCTCAGGCAAGCAGTTATGCTGCCGGAGGGAGAGGACCTTAATGAGTGGATTGCAGTTAACA CGGTGGATTTCTTCAACCAAATCAATATGCTGTATGGGACCATCACAGAGTTTTGCACAGAGGCAAGCTGTCCAGTCATGTCTGCTGGACCAAG ATATGAGTACCACTGGGCAGACGGTACCAACATAAAGAAGCCAATTAAGTGCTCAGCTCCGAAGTACATTGATTACTTGATGACGTGGGTTCAGGATCAGCTGGATGACGAAACCCTCTTCCCTTCAAAGATTG GTGTCCCTTTTCCCAAGAACTTCATGTCTGTGGCCAAGACCATCCTGAAGCGACTCTTCCGTGTGTACGCCCACATTTACCACCAGCACTTCGACTCCGTCATGcggctgcaggaggaggcacaCCTCAACACCTCCTTCAAGCACTTTATCTTCTTTGTGCAG GAATTCAACTTGATCGACAGGCGGGAATTGGCTCCGCTGCAGGAACTCATTGAGAAGCTGGGTTCCAAAGACAGATAA